In the Hordeum vulgare subsp. vulgare chromosome 7H, MorexV3_pseudomolecules_assembly, whole genome shotgun sequence genome, one interval contains:
- the LOC123407659 gene encoding amino acid transporter AVT6A-like — MTTGAVAGSFPESSEPLLPTKRRWEGEDGGGGDEAAFHEFNGASFAGAVFNLSTTIVGAGIMALPATMKVLGLVPGLVMIVLAAFLTDASVELLMRFSRVVGAPSYGAVMGDAFGWWGRRLLQVCVVVNNVGVMIVYMIIIGDVLSGTSSGGEHHYGVLEGWFGTRWWNGRFFVLLVTTLGVFTPLACFKRVDSLSYTSAISVALAVVFVVITAGIAIVKLIRGQILMPKLFPAVPDLASVWELFTAVPVLVTAYVCHYNVHPIHNELKESSQIKPIVHTSLALCSTVYITTSFFGYLLFGESTLADVLANFDSNLGIPYSSVLSDAVRVSYAIHLMLVFPMIFHALRLNLDGLLFSSARPLSSDNRRFGVMTAVLLLVIFISANFIPSIWDAFQFTGATAAVCIAFIFPAAITLRDPHSVAKKWDKILAIFMIVLAVTSNVVAVYSDAYSIFHKKSASSNA, encoded by the exons ATGACGACCGGGGCCGTCGCAGGGAGCTTCCCGGAGAGCAGCGAGCCGCTGCTCCCGACGAAGCGGCGATGGGAgggggaggacggcggcggcggcgacgaggccGCCTTCCACGAGTTCAACGGCGCCTCCTTCGCCGGCGCGGTGTTCAACCTGTCCACCACCATCGTCGGCGCCGGCATCATGGCGCTGCCGGCGACCATGAAGGTGCTCGGCCTCGTCCCCGGCCTCGTCATGATCGTGCTCGCCGCCTTCCTCACCGACGCCTCCGTTGAGCTGCTCATGCGGTTTAGCCGCGTCGTCGGCGCGCCGTCCTACGGCGCCGTCATGGGGGACGCCTTCGGGTGGTGGGGAAGGAGGCTGCTCCAGGTCTGCGTCGTGGTCAACAACGTCGGCGTCATGATCGTGTACATGATTATTATCG GTGATGTGCTTTCTGGTACGTCCTCTGGCGGTGAGCACCACTACGGTGTATTAGAAGGATGGTTTGGTACACGCTGGTGGAATGGGCGTTTCTTTGTTCTCCTGGTTACCACCCTCGGTGTTTTTACTCCACTAGCGTGCTTCAAGCGTGTTG ATTCACTAAGCTACACATCCGCCATATCTGTTGCTTTGGCAGTTGTATTCGTTGTTATCACTGCCGGAATTGCTATTGTGAAACTGATACGCGGACAAATTCTGATGCCTAAATTGTTCCCTGCAGTTCCTGATTTGGCATCTGTCTGGGAACTTTTCACAGCAGTACCAGTTCTTGTCACTGCTTATGTTTGCCATTATAATG TTCACCCAATTCATAATGAACTCAAGGAGTCTTCCCAGATCAAGCCAATAGTGCACACGTCACTGGCTCTATGCTCAACTGTCTATATCACAACAAGTTTCTTTGGATATCTTCTGTTTGGTGAATCAACACTCGCTGATGTGCTCGCTAACTTTGATTCAAATCTCGGCATTCCATATAGTTCAGTTCTTAGTGATGCTGTCAGAGTCAGCTATGCTATCCACCTTATGCTCGTCTTCCCCATGATATTCCACGCACTGCGGCTTAATTTGGATGGGCTTCTCTTTTCCTCTGCAAGGCCCTTATCTTCTGATAACAGAAGGTTTGGTGTAATGACAGCAGTGCTCCTCCTTGTGATTTTCATATCCGCAAACTTCATTCCTAGCATCTGGGATGCCTTCCAGTTTACTGGAGCTACTGCTGCTGTTTGTATTGCCTTCATTTTCCCAGCTGCAATCACTTTAAG GGATCCGCACAGCGTAGCGAAAAAGTGGGACAAGATTCTGGCCATCTTCATGATTGTTCTTGCAGTCACTTCGAATGTAGTAGCAGTGTACAGTGATGCATATTCGATATTCCATAAGAAAAGTGCCTCCTCCAATGCCTGA